The Bradyrhizobium sp. WBAH42 genome includes a window with the following:
- the gyrA gene encoding DNA gyrase subunit A produces the protein MADDDNKPGDQPAHPSDIRPVSIYEEMKKSYLDYAMSVIVARALPDARDGLKPVHRRILFAMNNRGDTPDKKHKKSAGAVGEVMGKYHPHGDQAIYDALVRMAQDFSMRAPLIDGQGNFGSVDGDPPAAMRYTESRLTKIALKLLEDIDDDTVDFQDNYDGSEKEPVVLPARFPNLLVNGAGGIAVGMATNIPPHNLGEVIDACVALIDNPALTIDELNAIIPGPDFPTGGIILGRQGIRSAYHLGRGSIVMRGKVTFETIRKEREAIVITEIPYQVNKATMVERIAELYKEKKIEGISDLRDESDRDGYRVVVELKRDAVPDVVLNQLYKFTPLQTSFGVNAVALDSGRPQTMNLKDMLTIFVGFREQVVTRRTKYKLRKARERAHEQVGLAIAVANIDEIIKVIRHSPTPAAARETLMTRDWAARDVEDIITLIDDPRHRINEDGTIRLSLEQARAILELRLARLTALGRDEIGEELSKLAGEISDYLDILRSRARILDIIKTELAEVKAEFATPRRTVIMEQEGEVEDEDLIQREDMVVTVSHAGYVKRVPLSAYRAQRRGGKGRSGMQTRDEDFVSRLFVASTHTPVLFFSSRGQVYKEKVWRLPMAAPNARGKAMINILPLEQGERITTIMPLPEDESTWGQLDVMFATTGGNVRRNKLSDFVDVRRSGIIAMKLDDNEAIVDVQICTERDDVLLTAAGGQCIRFPVTDVRVFTGRTSMGVRGIALGEGDKVISLAILRHVDTTSDERSAYLKMRRAVAGEAAADEAPADAEAEETSGSFQLPQERYVEMSAQEQVVLTVSVNGYGKRTSSYEYRTTGRGGKGIVAMSVNNRNGNLVASFPVEEADQIMLVTDKGQLIRCPVEGIRIAGRSTQGVIVFDTAEDEHVVSVEHITEEAESGNGENGNGA, from the coding sequence TTGGCTGACGACGACAACAAGCCCGGCGACCAGCCGGCGCACCCCTCGGACATTCGCCCCGTTTCCATCTACGAGGAGATGAAGAAGTCCTACCTCGATTACGCCATGAGCGTGATCGTGGCGCGTGCGCTGCCCGATGCGCGCGACGGGTTGAAGCCGGTGCACCGCCGCATCCTGTTCGCGATGAACAATCGCGGCGACACCCCGGACAAGAAGCACAAGAAGTCCGCCGGTGCCGTCGGCGAGGTCATGGGTAAGTACCACCCCCATGGCGACCAGGCGATCTACGACGCCTTGGTGCGCATGGCGCAGGACTTCTCGATGCGCGCGCCCTTGATCGACGGCCAGGGCAATTTCGGCTCGGTCGACGGCGATCCGCCGGCGGCCATGCGCTACACCGAGTCCCGCCTGACCAAGATCGCGCTGAAGCTGCTCGAGGACATCGACGACGACACGGTCGACTTCCAGGACAATTACGACGGCTCCGAAAAGGAGCCGGTGGTTCTGCCGGCGCGGTTCCCGAACCTGCTGGTCAACGGCGCCGGCGGCATCGCGGTCGGCATGGCCACCAACATCCCGCCGCACAATCTCGGCGAGGTGATCGATGCCTGCGTCGCGCTGATCGACAATCCGGCTCTGACGATCGACGAGCTCAATGCCATCATCCCGGGCCCGGATTTCCCGACCGGCGGCATCATCCTCGGCCGCCAGGGCATCCGCAGCGCCTATCATCTCGGCCGCGGCTCCATCGTGATGCGCGGCAAGGTCACCTTCGAGACGATCCGGAAAGAGCGCGAGGCGATCGTCATCACCGAGATCCCGTATCAGGTGAACAAGGCGACGATGGTCGAGCGCATCGCCGAGCTCTACAAGGAAAAGAAGATCGAGGGCATCTCCGACCTGCGCGACGAGTCCGACCGCGACGGCTACCGCGTCGTCGTCGAGCTCAAGCGCGATGCGGTTCCCGATGTGGTGCTGAACCAGCTCTACAAGTTCACGCCGCTGCAGACGAGCTTCGGCGTCAACGCCGTCGCGCTCGATAGCGGCCGTCCGCAGACCATGAACCTGAAGGACATGCTGACGATCTTCGTCGGCTTCCGCGAGCAGGTGGTCACGCGCCGGACCAAATACAAGCTGCGCAAGGCGCGCGAGCGCGCGCACGAGCAGGTCGGCCTGGCCATCGCCGTCGCCAACATCGACGAGATCATCAAGGTGATCCGGCACTCGCCGACGCCGGCTGCGGCGCGCGAGACCCTGATGACGCGCGACTGGGCCGCGCGCGACGTCGAGGACATCATCACGCTGATCGACGATCCCCGTCACCGCATCAACGAAGACGGGACGATCCGCCTCTCGCTGGAGCAGGCGAGGGCGATCCTCGAGCTGCGCCTGGCGCGCCTCACGGCGCTCGGCCGCGACGAGATCGGCGAGGAGCTGTCCAAGCTCGCCGGCGAGATCAGCGATTATCTCGACATCCTGCGCTCGCGCGCGCGCATCCTCGACATCATCAAGACCGAGCTTGCCGAGGTGAAGGCGGAGTTCGCAACGCCGCGCCGCACCGTGATCATGGAGCAGGAGGGCGAGGTCGAGGACGAGGACCTGATCCAGCGCGAGGACATGGTCGTCACCGTCTCGCATGCCGGCTACGTCAAGCGCGTGCCGCTGTCGGCCTATCGCGCCCAGCGCCGCGGCGGCAAGGGCCGCTCCGGCATGCAGACCCGCGACGAGGACTTCGTCAGCCGGCTCTTTGTCGCGTCGACGCATACTCCGGTGCTGTTCTTCTCCTCGCGCGGCCAGGTCTACAAGGAAAAGGTCTGGCGGCTGCCGATGGCCGCGCCGAACGCGCGCGGCAAGGCCATGATCAACATCCTGCCGCTGGAGCAGGGCGAGCGCATCACCACCATCATGCCGCTGCCCGAGGATGAATCGACCTGGGGCCAGCTCGACGTGATGTTCGCGACCACGGGCGGCAACGTCCGGCGCAACAAGCTGTCCGACTTCGTCGACGTGCGCCGCTCCGGCATCATCGCGATGAAGCTCGACGACAACGAAGCGATCGTCGACGTGCAGATCTGCACCGAGCGCGACGACGTGCTGCTGACCGCTGCCGGCGGCCAGTGCATCCGCTTCCCCGTAACCGACGTGCGCGTGTTCACTGGGCGCACCTCGATGGGCGTGCGCGGCATCGCGCTCGGCGAAGGCGACAAGGTGATTTCGCTGGCGATCCTGCGCCACGTCGACACCACCTCGGACGAGCGCTCGGCCTATTTGAAGATGCGCCGCGCGGTCGCGGGCGAAGCCGCCGCGGACGAGGCGCCGGCCGATGCCGAGGCCGAGGAGACCTCGGGCAGCTTCCAGCTCCCGCAGGAACGCTATGTCGAGATGTCGGCGCAGGAGCAGGTCGTGCTGACCGTCTCCGTCAACGGCTACGGCAAGCGGACCTCGTCCTACGAGTACCGCACCACCGGCCGCGGCGGCAAAGGCATCGTCGCCATGAGCGTCAACAACCGCAACGGCAATCTCGTCGCCTCGTTCCCGGTGGAGGAGGCGGATCAAATCATGCTGGTCACCGACAAGGGCCAGCTGATCCGCTGTCCGGTCGAAGGCATCCGCATCGCCGGCCGCTCCACGCAAGGCGTGATCGTGTTCGACACCGCCGAGGACGAGCACGTCGTCTCGGTCGAGCACATCACGGAAGAGGCCGAGAGCGGCAACGGCGAGAACGGCAATGGGGCGTGA
- a CDS encoding single-stranded DNA-binding protein, giving the protein MAGSVNKVILVGNLGKDPEIRRTQDGRPIANLSIATSETWRDKNTGERKEKTEWHRVVIFSEPLCKVVEQYLKKGAKVYIEGALQTRKWTDQSGVEKYSTEVVLQGFNSTLTMLDGRGGGGGGGSFADEPGGDFGSSGPVSSAPRRPVAAGGGRNSDMDDDIPF; this is encoded by the coding sequence ATGGCGGGAAGCGTCAACAAGGTCATTCTAGTTGGAAATCTCGGCAAGGATCCCGAAATCCGCCGCACCCAGGACGGGCGGCCGATCGCGAATTTGAGCATCGCGACGTCGGAGACCTGGCGCGACAAGAACACCGGCGAGCGCAAGGAGAAGACCGAGTGGCATCGCGTCGTGATCTTCTCTGAGCCGCTTTGCAAGGTCGTCGAACAGTATCTGAAGAAGGGCGCGAAGGTTTACATCGAGGGCGCGCTGCAGACCCGCAAATGGACCGACCAGAGCGGCGTCGAGAAGTACTCGACGGAGGTCGTGCTCCAGGGCTTCAACTCGACGCTGACGATGCTGGATGGCCGCGGTGGCGGCGGCGGAGGCGGCAGCTTCGCCGACGAGCCGGGCGGCGATTTCGGCTCCTCCGGACCCGTGAGCAGCGCGCCGCGCCGTCCGGTTGCCGCTGGCGGCGGTCGCAACAGCGACATGGACGACGACATCCCGTTCTGA
- a CDS encoding outer membrane protein: MNKVLFGAISVLALGLSAPAGAADLAARPYTKAPAPAVAAIYDWSGFYIGINGGGGTSHKCWDFLDTTGVVTGVPGTFVGEGCHNATGGTVGGQIGYRWQSASWVFGVEGQGNWADFSGDNVSTVFPGSALVTGDRNRSRIDAFGLITGQVGYAWNNVLFYVKGGGAVVGDKYDVYAAAGTPGAGTLLASARETRWGGTVGAGLEFGFAPNWTLGVEYNHIFLGDRTIGFTTPAGAVFGSDRISQDVDIGLVRLNYRFGGPLIARY, translated from the coding sequence ATGAATAAGGTTCTATTTGGCGCAATCAGTGTACTGGCATTGGGGCTGTCGGCTCCGGCAGGCGCGGCAGATCTTGCCGCGCGGCCCTACACCAAGGCTCCCGCTCCGGCGGTCGCTGCGATTTACGACTGGAGCGGCTTCTACATCGGCATCAACGGCGGCGGCGGCACGAGCCACAAGTGCTGGGACTTCCTCGACACCACCGGCGTCGTCACCGGCGTTCCCGGTACCTTCGTCGGTGAAGGATGCCACAACGCGACCGGGGGCACGGTCGGTGGCCAGATCGGCTATCGCTGGCAGTCGGCCAGTTGGGTGTTCGGCGTCGAAGGCCAGGGTAACTGGGCTGACTTCTCGGGCGACAACGTCAGCACCGTCTTCCCTGGAAGCGCTTTGGTCACCGGTGACCGCAACCGCTCGCGCATCGATGCTTTCGGCCTGATCACCGGCCAGGTCGGTTACGCCTGGAACAACGTCTTGTTCTATGTGAAGGGCGGCGGCGCCGTGGTCGGGGACAAGTACGACGTTTATGCCGCGGCCGGCACGCCGGGCGCCGGCACGCTGCTGGCGTCGGCTCGCGAGACCCGCTGGGGCGGCACCGTTGGCGCCGGCCTGGAATTCGGATTTGCTCCGAACTGGACGCTCGGCGTCGAGTACAACCACATCTTCCTCGGCGACCGCACAATCGGTTTCACGACGCCTGCGGGCGCCGTGTTCGGGAGCGATCGCATCAGCCAGGATGTCGATATCGGCCTGGTCCGGTTGAATTATCGCTTCGGCGGCCCGCTGATCGCGAGGTACTGA
- a CDS encoding outer membrane protein → MKKVLLASACVFALAAPASAADLAARPYTKAPVAVASVYNWTGFYLGIVGGGAWENGSGDPRMKGGFVGGTGGYNWQTGNVVFGVEADGSWADVNASVTTPVLFGGAIVPVTTSSRIDALGTVRGRIGWAVNNVLFYATGGYAWIDNKITVSSPFASVSDSKWHSGWTVGAGVEAFFAPQWSVKGEYLYRSLGGETYFSGIGAPVNTGTLNLHTVQVGVNYHFGGPVVAKY, encoded by the coding sequence ATGAAAAAGGTTTTGTTGGCTTCGGCCTGTGTATTCGCTCTTGCGGCCCCCGCTTCGGCTGCTGATCTGGCAGCCCGCCCCTACACCAAGGCTCCGGTGGCTGTGGCCTCGGTCTATAACTGGACCGGCTTCTACCTCGGTATCGTCGGCGGCGGCGCTTGGGAGAACGGTTCCGGCGACCCGCGGATGAAGGGTGGCTTCGTCGGCGGCACCGGCGGCTATAACTGGCAGACCGGCAACGTCGTGTTCGGCGTGGAAGCCGACGGCTCGTGGGCTGATGTCAATGCTTCGGTGACCACCCCTGTTCTCTTTGGCGGCGCTATCGTTCCCGTGACCACGAGCTCGCGCATTGATGCGCTCGGCACTGTGCGCGGCCGTATCGGTTGGGCCGTCAACAACGTGCTGTTCTACGCTACGGGCGGCTACGCCTGGATCGACAACAAGATCACCGTCAGCTCGCCCTTCGCAAGCGTCTCGGACAGCAAGTGGCATTCCGGTTGGACGGTCGGCGCTGGCGTCGAGGCATTCTTCGCGCCGCAGTGGTCAGTCAAGGGCGAGTATCTCTATCGCAGCCTGGGCGGCGAGACCTACTTCTCGGGTATCGGCGCTCCGGTGAACACCGGCACGCTCAACCTTCACACCGTGCAGGTCGGCGTGAACTATCACTTCGGTGGCCCGGTCGTCGCGAAGTACTAA
- a CDS encoding outer membrane protein: MKKLLLASASLFALSALAPASAADLAARPYAKAPVAPIAVYNWSGFYLGINGGGASSRNCWDLNAVLGVAIPVVSEGCHNATGGLVGGQVGYRWQSANWVFGLEAQGDWANLKGSNASPLAAFAPVVNQTRIDALGLFTGQVGYAWNNVLWYVKGGAAVTHAKYDGLLGGVVFDSASETRWGGAVGTGIEFGFAPNWSVAIEYDHLFMGGRNVNFTVLGINDRTDRIKQDVDMGTVRLNYTFGGPVVAKY, translated from the coding sequence ATGAAGAAGCTTTTGCTGGCTTCGGCCAGTTTGTTCGCACTCAGCGCGTTGGCACCGGCCTCGGCGGCCGATTTGGCGGCCCGCCCCTACGCCAAGGCTCCGGTGGCGCCGATCGCGGTGTACAACTGGAGCGGCTTCTACCTCGGCATCAACGGCGGCGGTGCATCGAGCCGCAATTGCTGGGATCTCAATGCCGTGCTCGGTGTGGCAATCCCGGTCGTGTCCGAAGGCTGTCACAACGCGACCGGCGGTCTCGTCGGCGGCCAGGTCGGTTATCGTTGGCAGTCGGCTAACTGGGTGTTCGGCCTTGAAGCCCAAGGCGACTGGGCCAACCTGAAGGGATCGAACGCGAGCCCGCTCGCCGCTTTCGCACCCGTGGTCAATCAGACCAGAATCGATGCCCTCGGCCTGTTCACCGGCCAGGTCGGCTACGCCTGGAATAACGTGCTCTGGTACGTGAAGGGCGGCGCCGCGGTCACGCACGCCAAGTATGACGGCCTTCTCGGCGGCGTGGTCTTCGATAGCGCGAGCGAGACGCGCTGGGGCGGCGCAGTCGGCACCGGCATCGAATTCGGTTTCGCACCGAACTGGTCCGTTGCGATCGAATACGACCACTTGTTCATGGGCGGCCGCAACGTCAATTTCACGGTGCTTGGCATCAACGACCGGACCGACCGCATCAAGCAGGATGTCGACATGGGCACCGTTCGCCTCAACTACACCTTCGGCGGCCCGGTGGTCGCGAAGTACTGA
- the uvrA gene encoding excinuclease ABC subunit UvrA — MDEVIRAKRQQQNAGSSLRAITIRGAREHNLKNIDVEIPRDKLVVFTGLSGSGKSSLAFDTIYAEGQRRYVESLSAYARQFLEMMQKPDVDQIDGLSPAISIEQKTTSKNPRSTVGTVTEIYDYMRLLWARVGVPYSPATGLPIESQTVSQMVDRVLALPEGTRLYLLAPVVRGRKGEYKKELAEWLKKGFQRVKIDGTFHELAEAPNLDKKFPHDIDVVVDRIVVRADIGQRLAESFETALKLAEGLAVVEFADAPAAAVPAEEKKKTAKIHDKSGPERILFSEKFACPVSGFTIPEIEPRLFSFNNPYGACPACGGLGVEQHVDEDLVIPEKDLTLRKGAIAPWAKSSSPYYVQTLTALGKHYKFTLDTKWKDLPKKTQNAILYGSGEDEIKFSYEDGVRSYDTKKPFEGVITNINRRYRETESEWAREELAKYFHDVPCEGCKGFRLKPEALCVKVGGKHIGEISELSVKGAGAWFETVPEALNAQQNEIAGRILKEIRERLTFLLDVGLNYLTLSRSSGTLSGGESQRIRLASQIGSGLTGVLYVLDEPSIGLHQRDNARLLDTLKRLRDLGNTVVVVEHDEDAIRLADYVLDIGPGAGMHGGNIVAEGTPAEIMRNPKSLTGKYLTGELEVEVPERRPPNHRRTIKVVNARGNNLKNVTAEIPLGLFTCVTGVSGGGKSTLLIDTLYRAIARKLNNASEGAAPHDRIEGLEHIDKIIDIDQSPIGRTPRSNPATYTGAFTPIREWFAGLPEAKARGYEPGRFSFNVKGGRCEACQGDGVIKIEMHFLPDVYVTCDVCKGKRYNRETLEVLFKGKSIADVLDMTVEEAAEFFKAVPRVRETFQTLHRVGLDYIHVGQQATTLSGGEAQRVKLAKELSKRATGRTLYILDEPTTGLHFHDVKKLLEVLHELVAQGNTVVVIEHNLEVIKTADWVIDLGPEGGDGGGEIVAWGPPEDIAKAPRSYTGKFLAPVLEKARKPKRRRAASEAAE; from the coding sequence ATGGACGAAGTGATCAGGGCGAAGCGCCAACAACAGAACGCGGGCTCCAGCCTGCGCGCAATTACGATCCGCGGCGCGCGCGAGCACAACCTCAAGAATATCGACGTCGAGATTCCCCGCGACAAGCTGGTGGTGTTCACCGGGCTATCCGGCTCCGGCAAATCCTCGCTAGCCTTCGACACCATCTATGCCGAGGGCCAGCGCCGCTACGTCGAATCGCTGTCGGCCTATGCCCGCCAGTTCCTGGAGATGATGCAGAAGCCCGACGTCGACCAGATCGACGGCCTCTCGCCTGCGATCTCCATCGAGCAGAAGACGACGTCGAAGAACCCGCGCTCCACCGTCGGCACCGTCACCGAGATCTACGACTACATGCGCCTGCTTTGGGCCCGCGTCGGCGTGCCCTATTCGCCGGCCACGGGCCTGCCGATCGAGAGCCAGACCGTCTCGCAGATGGTCGACCGCGTGCTGGCGCTGCCCGAGGGCACCCGCCTCTATCTGCTCGCCCCCGTCGTGCGCGGCCGCAAGGGCGAGTACAAGAAGGAGCTCGCCGAGTGGCTCAAGAAGGGCTTTCAGCGCGTCAAGATCGACGGCACCTTCCATGAGCTGGCGGAAGCCCCTAACCTCGACAAGAAGTTCCCGCACGACATCGATGTCGTCGTCGACCGCATCGTGGTGCGCGCCGATATCGGCCAGCGCCTCGCCGAGAGCTTTGAGACCGCGTTGAAGCTCGCCGAAGGCCTCGCCGTCGTCGAGTTCGCCGACGCTCCCGCGGCGGCCGTCCCCGCAGAAGAGAAGAAGAAGACCGCAAAGATCCACGACAAGAGCGGCCCCGAGCGCATTCTGTTCTCGGAAAAGTTCGCCTGCCCGGTCTCCGGCTTCACCATCCCCGAGATCGAGCCGCGCCTGTTCTCCTTCAACAATCCCTACGGCGCCTGCCCCGCCTGCGGCGGCCTCGGCGTCGAGCAGCATGTCGACGAGGACCTCGTCATCCCCGAGAAGGATCTGACGCTGCGCAAGGGCGCGATCGCGCCCTGGGCCAAATCGTCATCGCCCTATTACGTGCAGACGCTGACCGCGCTCGGCAAGCATTACAAATTCACACTCGACACCAAGTGGAAGGACCTGCCGAAGAAGACGCAAAACGCGATCCTCTACGGCTCGGGCGAGGACGAGATCAAGTTCTCCTACGAGGACGGGGTGCGCTCCTACGACACCAAGAAGCCGTTCGAGGGCGTCATCACCAACATCAACCGCCGCTACCGCGAGACCGAAAGCGAGTGGGCGCGCGAGGAGCTGGCGAAATATTTCCACGACGTGCCCTGCGAGGGTTGCAAAGGCTTTCGACTCAAGCCCGAGGCGCTCTGCGTCAAGGTCGGCGGCAAGCATATCGGCGAAATCTCGGAGCTGTCCGTGAAGGGCGCCGGCGCATGGTTCGAGACCGTGCCGGAGGCGCTGAACGCGCAGCAGAACGAGATCGCGGGCCGCATCCTGAAGGAGATCCGCGAGCGCCTCACCTTCCTGCTCGACGTCGGCCTCAATTATCTGACGCTATCCCGCTCCTCCGGTACGCTGTCCGGCGGCGAAAGCCAGCGCATCCGCCTGGCCTCGCAGATCGGCTCGGGGCTCACGGGCGTGCTCTACGTGCTGGACGAGCCCTCGATCGGCCTGCATCAGCGCGATAATGCCCGCCTGCTCGATACGCTGAAGCGGCTGCGCGACCTCGGCAACACCGTGGTCGTGGTCGAGCATGACGAGGACGCCATTCGGCTCGCCGACTACGTGCTCGACATCGGCCCCGGCGCCGGCATGCATGGCGGCAACATCGTCGCCGAAGGCACGCCCGCCGAGATCATGCGCAACCCGAAATCGCTGACCGGCAAGTACCTCACCGGCGAGCTCGAGGTCGAGGTGCCGGAGCGGCGTCCGCCGAACCACCGCCGCACCATCAAGGTGGTGAACGCGCGCGGCAATAACCTCAAGAACGTCACGGCGGAGATTCCGCTCGGCCTGTTCACCTGCGTCACCGGCGTCTCCGGCGGCGGCAAGTCGACGCTGCTGATCGATACGCTCTACCGCGCCATCGCCCGCAAGCTCAACAACGCCAGCGAGGGCGCTGCCCCGCACGACCGCATCGAGGGCCTCGAGCACATCGACAAGATCATCGACATCGACCAGTCGCCGATCGGCCGCACCCCGCGCTCGAATCCTGCGACCTACACCGGCGCCTTCACGCCGATCCGCGAATGGTTCGCCGGTTTGCCGGAAGCGAAGGCGCGCGGCTACGAGCCCGGCCGCTTCTCCTTCAACGTCAAGGGCGGCCGCTGCGAAGCCTGCCAAGGCGACGGCGTCATCAAGATCGAGATGCACTTCCTGCCCGACGTCTACGTCACCTGCGACGTCTGCAAGGGCAAGCGCTACAACCGCGAGACGCTGGAGGTGCTGTTCAAGGGCAAGAGCATCGCCGACGTGCTCGACATGACCGTCGAGGAAGCCGCCGAGTTCTTCAAGGCGGTGCCGCGCGTGCGCGAGACTTTTCAGACATTGCACCGCGTCGGGCTCGATTACATCCATGTCGGCCAGCAGGCGACGACCCTCTCGGGCGGTGAAGCGCAGCGCGTCAAGCTGGCAAAGGAATTGTCAAAACGCGCCACCGGCCGCACGCTCTACATCCTGGACGAGCCCACCACCGGCCTGCACTTCCACGACGTCAAGAAGCTCCTGGAGGTGCTGCACGAGCTGGTCGCGCAGGGCAACACGGTCGTCGTCATCGAGCACAATCTCGAAGTCATCAAGACCGCCGACTGGGTCATCGACTTGGGCCCCGAAGGCGGCGACGGCGGCGGCGAGATCGTCGCCTGGGGCCCGCCGGAAGATATTGCGAAGGCGCCGCGGAGCTATACGGGGAAATTCCTGGCCCCGGTGCTGGAGAAGGCGCGAAAGCCGAAGCGGAGACGGGCGGCGAGCGAGGCGGCGGAGTAG
- a CDS encoding DinB family protein: protein MPAGLVQTFRAFAHNNAWANHRLLTACAALSQVEFEAERTGFFPSLQRTLNHIHVIDLFYVDALEGGWLGPAAWENEVPYPSLVTLKPAQAAVDERLIAVCDALTPESLNTVVSINRDTTVQAERRDRLLMHLFQHQIHHRGQAHAMLSETSVAPPQLDEFFAEGEASLRASEFAELGWTESTVWKS from the coding sequence GTGCCTGCCGGACTTGTGCAAACCTTTCGTGCGTTCGCTCATAACAATGCCTGGGCAAACCATCGGCTGCTCACGGCTTGCGCTGCTCTGTCTCAGGTTGAGTTCGAGGCCGAGCGAACCGGGTTCTTTCCAAGTCTTCAGCGCACGCTAAACCACATCCATGTCATTGATCTCTTCTATGTCGATGCGCTGGAGGGCGGTTGGTTGGGCCCGGCAGCCTGGGAGAACGAGGTGCCGTACCCTTCCCTCGTCACGCTCAAGCCGGCGCAAGCCGCAGTCGACGAGCGCTTGATTGCTGTCTGCGATGCACTGACGCCCGAGAGTCTCAATACCGTCGTGAGTATCAACCGCGACACGACCGTGCAGGCCGAACGCCGCGACCGGCTGCTCATGCATCTCTTCCAGCATCAAATTCATCATCGCGGACAGGCGCATGCCATGCTGTCCGAAACAAGCGTCGCACCGCCTCAGCTTGACGAGTTCTTTGCAGAGGGAGAAGCATCGCTCCGCGCCAGCGAATTCGCCGAACTTGGTTGGACCGAAAGCACTGTGTGGAAATCCTAG
- a CDS encoding HAD-IA family hydrolase has translation MPYSLAIFDLDGTLADSFPWFLRTINDVADRFDFRRVKDEDVEELRHASSREILARLEVPLWKLPAIARHARRLKAEAASEISLFSGVETMLRTLAENGVQLALVTSDSEANAREKLGPAAALFAHFDCSASLFGKAAKFRRVIRRAGVEPSKVISIGDEVRDIEAARAVGIACGAVCWGYAAPAALRALGPDHVFDRMDEIADVLCRIRRVG, from the coding sequence GTGCCCTATTCCCTCGCCATCTTCGACCTCGACGGCACGCTCGCCGACAGCTTCCCCTGGTTCCTGCGCACCATCAACGATGTCGCCGACCGCTTCGACTTTCGCCGCGTAAAGGATGAGGATGTCGAGGAACTGCGGCATGCATCGAGCCGCGAGATCCTCGCCCGGCTCGAAGTGCCCTTGTGGAAGCTGCCGGCGATCGCGCGGCATGCGCGGCGGCTGAAGGCGGAGGCCGCTTCCGAGATCTCGCTGTTTTCGGGCGTCGAGACGATGCTGCGGACGCTGGCCGAGAACGGCGTGCAATTGGCGCTGGTGACTTCCGACAGCGAGGCCAATGCCCGCGAGAAGCTTGGGCCTGCCGCGGCGTTGTTCGCGCATTTCGACTGCTCTGCATCGCTGTTCGGCAAGGCTGCGAAATTCCGCCGCGTCATCCGCCGTGCGGGTGTCGAGCCCAGCAAGGTGATTTCGATCGGCGACGAGGTTCGCGACATCGAGGCGGCGCGCGCCGTGGGAATTGCCTGCGGCGCCGTGTGCTGGGGCTATGCGGCACCGGCGGCATTGCGGGCGCTGGGGCCGGATCATGTGTTCGACCGGATGGATGAGATTGCGGATGTGTTGTGCCGGATCCGTAGGGTGGGTTAG
- a CDS encoding cytochrome D1 domain-containing protein, whose product MRALVLAALAASLCHASLGSASAEEAFVTNQLSDDLMVVDLAGARSVATIPIGGKPAGIAVSADGRFAYVTSPDAKAVTVVDAATRQVAGRVEVGGGPLGIAVAPDGKTVYVADWYAAAVRVIDTASRSVVASIAVGASPSGLAVTPDGKLLLSADRDDDSVSVVDTATRQRKAVIKVGTRPFGVTIDAEGKRAYTANVGSDDVSVIDIAEAREIGRVPAGMRPYAVALTPGRGFVSDQYGGTVSVFDLASLKPFKRINVGDYPEGIAATADGKRVIVACWESNTLSIIDAAELKVIGEIRTGDGPRAFGAFLRRTE is encoded by the coding sequence GTGCGGGCGCTGGTTCTGGCGGCGCTCGCCGCCAGCCTTTGTCATGCGAGCCTCGGCAGCGCATCCGCCGAGGAGGCGTTCGTCACCAACCAGCTCAGCGACGATCTGATGGTCGTGGACCTCGCTGGCGCGCGCAGCGTCGCGACCATCCCGATCGGCGGCAAGCCGGCAGGTATCGCCGTCAGCGCGGATGGGCGCTTTGCCTATGTCACGAGCCCGGATGCCAAGGCGGTCACGGTGGTCGACGCGGCGACGCGGCAGGTCGCCGGCCGCGTCGAGGTCGGCGGCGGGCCGCTCGGCATTGCGGTCGCGCCCGACGGCAAGACGGTCTATGTCGCCGATTGGTACGCCGCCGCGGTGCGGGTGATCGATACGGCCTCGCGCAGCGTTGTCGCCAGCATCGCGGTCGGCGCCTCGCCGTCGGGTCTTGCGGTGACGCCCGACGGAAAGCTGCTGCTCTCGGCCGACCGCGACGACGACAGCGTCTCCGTGGTGGACACGGCGACGCGCCAGCGCAAGGCGGTGATCAAGGTCGGCACCCGCCCGTTCGGCGTCACCATCGATGCCGAGGGCAAGCGCGCTTACACGGCAAATGTCGGCTCCGACGATGTCTCCGTGATCGATATCGCAGAGGCTCGAGAGATCGGCCGCGTGCCGGCCGGCATGCGCCCGTATGCGGTGGCGCTGACGCCGGGGCGCGGTTTCGTCAGCGACCAATATGGCGGCACCGTCAGCGTGTTCGATCTGGCGAGCCTCAAGCCGTTCAAGCGCATCAATGTCGGCGATTATCCCGAAGGCATCGCGGCAACCGCCGACGGCAAGCGCGTCATCGTCGCCTGCTGGGAGAGCAACACCTTAAGCATCATCGATGCGGCCGAGCTGAAGGTGATCGGCGAGATCAGGACCGGCGACGGCCCGCGCGCGTTCGGGGCGTTCTTGCGCAGGACGGAGTAG